The Filimonas lacunae genomic sequence ACGAATCATCCACAGCTGGTTCATAGAGCTTTTAATAACCTTAAACAACGTGGTAGCCACAAATATCATGAACACAAAACCACCAATGCCAATTAACCAGTTATGCGCCAGGCCGCGAAACCCTTTCAACGTAGTAATTACCTGGTGTGTGCTATCAGCCCCCACTATTTCTTCCAGTCTGTGATACAGATTGGCGCTGATGTTTTTGCGATTAAACAGTAACCCTAATATTTGCGTTAGGATGATAAGAATGGGTGGTAAGGCAAAGCTGGTAAAAAAAGCAGTAGCCCCGGCCAGCCGTAACGGATCGTTACTGATTAACAGCCGGAAGGCATCGCGCAAAAGACCTAAAAAGTCTTTTATCCTTATTTTTTTACCCATACGTACCTATAAATTACCTTTTTAAACCCTGGTTATAATTTCCGATGCTGCAAGGTAAAGCTAAATGACATATCAAATACAACCCGCATGTGTTATACTGTAATAGTAGCTATTGCCATTTTTTTAATTCCACTCTAATTTAATATCATCAATGGCCGTAGAAGCCCTGCTACCACTGCCTGTAGTGGCCGTAAGCGCCACAATGCGAATAGTTAATTTTTTGTTGCTATTTGCTACCGCTTCTGGCAATACAACCTTTACTGCTGTGCTGGTAAAACTGTTTTTACCTGTTACCAACAACTCAGGTGTAGTAATAACAGGTGTGTATGTAGTAGGATAACTACCCTGTGCGTAATCTACCACCCATGTAGTAGCTCTTCCCGAAGCTGCATCCAGTGATTGCAACAGAAAACTGAGGGTGATGTTTTTACATTGCAAGGTATTATTAACAGCCAGCACAAATGCTACTCCCTTATCTGTAGCGGACACCTGCCTGATGCCCAAGGCCCGGTTAACAGATGCCTGTTGTTGCGCCTGTGTGCTGTTCACTGATAACCCTGTAGCAGAAGCATAATTTTTAAACCCACCGGTAGTAGCAGCCCAGGATGCTTTAGTAGCAGCAAAAGACGCTACAACACCAGAATCTATAGCAGTAACATCTGTATGCAAACTTATACCTGCCGGCCATATACTATCTAACCTGTTGCAATCAAATAACACGCTACCTGATCCCTTTAGTTGTATTCCCTGTTCGTAAGGCACGTCCTCTTCTACCGGCTGTACTTTATTACAACGCTCGCCCCTGCATTGTACATCGGCAGTATCTCTTATCATCAATTGCTTTGCACTGTTAAATACCGTATACACACCGGTAACACTTCCCCTGCCACGCGGCAGTGCTGCTGAAGCAAAGTTGGCATAGGCGCTGTTTCGCAGAGTGATTACGCTTTCTTCACAATTTTGCAGGGTAAAACTACCGGCCTGCCTGGTAACACTATTGGCATAAGTGGCCATGCTATCGGCCGCTGCAAATTGCACATCCTGCAATTGAATCAACCTGTTCTGGTATTCATCCTGTAAAGCAGTGGTAAGCTTATCAGCTGTTACAATAACAGGCGTTACGGTATTATGTAAATTACCCTTTATGATGTACTTGCTGAGTAAGGGTGCTGCAATACCGGCAACGGCCAGATCGGAAGGATCACTTACATCTATACCTGCCCCTAACTGCATTAAACCCCGGTAATCGCCCAGTACCAACCCTTTTGCTTTAATAAAAAGCCTTCTGCCCAGCGGATAATCGTTATATAGCGCAGCCCGCGATAACACCAATGAAATGCCCCCTGTAGCATCTTCTATTACAATGCTTTTGTAAAAGTTGCCAGACCTGTCATCAGCAGTTACCACACCTGTAATGATGTAATCTTCCGTTATTGATTCAAATTTTCCTTTTACCGTGTGTAATGTTTTTAATTGTTTGATACTGATGTTGGCTGTGATGTCCGGATTTTCATAAGTTTCCGGTTTATCAAAAGGTTTATTGCAGGCCAGCATACACACGCAGGCCACCCATAGCTGATATTTCATTATCCTTGCTTTATGTGAATTAATACCTGATTCCCAAACTGATGGCATAATTTACCCCCATGCCGTATAATAGTTTGGGAGGATATGTATTGCGGTTTTTAGTTTCGAAATCGAATCGCAACTGCTCATAAGCACCGGCCACTATACTACGGTTATTGAGCAGGTTGTTAATGCTGGCGTATAGGTTGTAGTAAGTGCTTTTTTTCTTTTTAGAAACCTTCCGGTAAGTATAGCCGGCAAACACATTTACGGTAGCTTGTGCAGGCCATTGCTGTTGTTGTATTATCTGCTGAAAAAGCGGTGTTGTATTGCTTACATTGTCTGTGGCCTGTGGCGTAAGCCGAAGAGGATTGGCTTCCAGCCATTGCATACGTGCGTAATTACCGGAAGCACTCACAAACCAGGCGTCCGGCGATCGATACATCAACGTGGCACTATATGCTTCCTGTGGGGAGTTTCCTAAGCGGTAGTTTTTACTGAACACAGTGGTTTTTTCCAGCACAGCAGCGCTGTTATCGGCCGTAACGGTAGCCTGTTGACGCTGGTGGTAATAATACCGGCCCACCGCAGCCACCATGCTAAGGGTAAGCGTTGGGGTTAGCTTTGCTTCTATACCCGTTTCTATACCAGCATACCATTTGCCAATATTGCTCAAAGCATAGTTTACAAAGTTTCTATACTCATCGTGATAAAAGCTAAGTACTTTAAGGCCATGCTGTGTTTGTGTAAGGTAAAACACAGTTTTCACAGATAACTTAGGTGCATTTAACTGATAACCCGCTTCGGCCAGTTGTATTATTTCTGCTGTTACTTTATCCTGCTGTGCACTGCTTGTGCGGGGCGATATATATACACTGTTGGCATAAGGTGGTTTTACCCAATACCCTGCATGTACAAACGCATAATGTCTTCCAGTGAATTTCCAGGTAAGCCCCA encodes the following:
- a CDS encoding DUF5689 domain-containing protein; protein product: MKYQLWVACVCMLACNKPFDKPETYENPDITANISIKQLKTLHTVKGKFESITEDYIITGVVTADDRSGNFYKSIVIEDATGGISLVLSRAALYNDYPLGRRLFIKAKGLVLGDYRGLMQLGAGIDVSDPSDLAVAGIAAPLLSKYIIKGNLHNTVTPVIVTADKLTTALQDEYQNRLIQLQDVQFAAADSMATYANSVTRQAGSFTLQNCEESVITLRNSAYANFASAALPRGRGSVTGVYTVFNSAKQLMIRDTADVQCRGERCNKVQPVEEDVPYEQGIQLKGSGSVLFDCNRLDSIWPAGISLHTDVTAIDSGVVASFAATKASWAATTGGFKNYASATGLSVNSTQAQQQASVNRALGIRQVSATDKGVAFVLAVNNTLQCKNITLSFLLQSLDAASGRATTWVVDYAQGSYPTTYTPVITTPELLVTGKNSFTSTAVKVVLPEAVANSNKKLTIRIVALTATTGSGSRASTAIDDIKLEWN